The genomic DNA TCCTGGCCATGGGCTCCGAGCGGCATgacttccccccacccccctcccatgcCGCCCGTGCCCACACCCCTCTGGCTGCTGAGCGTCTATTGCTACGACGTTCTGACGCGACTGGAGGAGGTGAAGGCCAGGGTCACCTCCACCTTCGGATCCATTCTCAAGTTGGATTCGACGAAGAAGGTAAGATATGTTAAATAGCTATATGTCACGGACATAAGATTCCTGTGCCACTTTTTCCTGAAGTGAGTCTATTCCCCTTCCTTGCTCTCAGGTGACCAAGAAGCTCGCCGGTTTcgctgcagacacagcggcctGGGCAACGAACGTCGGCAACGAATTCGGGCAGGTCCTGATAACGGTGCTGACAGCTGCCGAgggccagggcctgctgcccaTGGCTGCTGGCCTAATGCAGTCTTACCGAGACGCCGGGGTTGCACCCCCCCAGCTCATCTACGTGGACCGGGACTGCTGCTCCTCATTCGGCGGGTCAAAGACAGCTGCCTTGTTCCATGAGTGGGACAAGCTGGTGGTCAGACTGGACGTGTGGCACCTCATGCGCAGGCTCTCTGTATAGCTGCGCGCGGGGTTCAACTTCTCTGGAGTCATTCCACCTCCACCTCAACCGGTTCATCCCAGGTAGGCCCATCACCCACCTCCCTACCGGAGCAAAAATCGGTTGAGGCCTaggtgattttttattttttattttcctaacGTGCTGCTCTGCTTCCTTTCAGGGGATCGTGCAAACGCCATGCACTTTCAGGCGTTCCTGCTGGACAGACTGGTGAGTTGGAACGAAGACCGCGCCGCAGCTGCAGTGGAGGGACCAGCACAGCCTCTGCTCTCCTACAGTGGCCACCTGCAGCACTCCCTTAACCAGCTCAGCCAAAGGGTGCTTGGCCAGAGTCTGGTTAAGGATTACACCAAGCCTGGCGAGTACACTGGTGCATAGCTCCTTATGTCGGTGCCAACTTTGACTTTGTGTGTTTTGGCACAAATTTTAATCCAAGCTGTTTGTTCATTGGCATTGGCCCACTCTGCAGGGGCGCTCATTGGCGTGGAGTACCTGTactcacagacaggcagggtgCTGCAGGACGTCAGCTTGGACCCTGACACTCCGGACGAGGCTGCTGACATCCAAGACCTGGATCTGGATGTGAAGGATGATGGCtttcaggaggaggaggacgaccCCACGGTCCACTGCCCAACCCCATCCTCCATCCCTTCCATCTCCGGTCAGGAGATCCAGCTGACGCACCCCCATCTGGGCCATCACCTCCAGCTGCCCCTGAAGCCTTTCCTCAGTCGCCCGCCACCCTCCTGGATTTTCCCCGGGTGCCCACTCCACCGGCTCCCACCGGGGAAGATTCTAAGGTAAATAATGATCCATACAAAGCATACCAATACAGCTGgactgctttgtgacaaagagCTGTACCTTAAGTGTTTTAACACGTGCATTTAAGACACATGCATCTTGTGCTTTCAGGAGTTCAGAGGCCCTGACGGTCAGCCAGGCTACCAGCATGTCACCCGGCTGGCCAGTGCCTTGGTGGCCTTGAGTGGACTGACCTCGTTGTCGGATGCCAAGGTGGACGAGCTGGTGAGTCTGTGGAGCGTTCTCCCAGACGCCGACAAAAGCCGGCTCGTCTACCCATCCCGGCACCGGGAGAGGATTGCGAAGGGGCGTTTCAAGGCAACGAAGGGCAAGACGTCCGTTGTCCCTGGAAAGGTGAGTCTCCAACGGTAAGAGACACGCCATTCAAAGACTTGCGACACCCTATCGATGGAGAAAAATACCTTCAGAGTGTCAAGAGGTATAATTCCATTTTATCTGTTCCCCCCCCTGCAGTTGCCTTCTCGGAGAAACCTTGGGTCCTGCAAATTGGCCAAACGCCAGTCGCCTGGTGGAGGCCATTTGCAGCCAGCTCTGCCGCCTGTACCCGACCGGGGTCAAATCCCAGGGAGTCAGGAGGCCCCGGTGGGCGGCAGTGCTCGCACGCTATGTCAAGATCTGCGAGCTTGTGCTTGGCAGCCCGAGACAGATGGCCCAGACAACGCTACAGCTCTTTGAGCTGAACCAGCGCACTCTCTCCCAGTGGCAAGTGGTGGCACGATGCAGAAATTGTATGCCGTAACCCTGTGATGTGTAGCTTTCTGCTGACTGATATGCTAACATGTGGTGTTTATCGCTCTCAGGTCGCTCCCGGAGGCAGAAGGCGTGGGAGAGAGCTGCGCTTGAGCAGGATGTGGTGGGTACCTGCATCCCTGCCATTGCTTCCCAGCAGCTGCCTCCACCACGGCGGCTCCTTCAGGGTGACGAGGCGACCGGACAAGCGCCCTTCGTCTTTGTTACCCCAGAAAACCGATCGCGCCAAGCCACCCAGCGAAGAAGGAACGCCCACGCGCCCATCCTGCCACCCTCcgtcccagcccagcccagccatgTTACTGCCACCGTGCCCGCTGCTACAATACCGCCAGTCCCACGGACAACAGCGTGGTGGCGGAGTAAGGCGGTGGCGGCGGCAGCGGAGGCAGGAGACACCAGGCCACCGAAATCAAAACGGCAGCGTACGGAGCAGTACATCTGCCTAAAGTGCGGACAGCCGAAACAGCGGCAATTTGGCCATAGCCGTTTCGGCAACTTCGCGTTCT from Conger conger chromosome 12, fConCon1.1, whole genome shotgun sequence includes the following:
- the LOC133141515 gene encoding uncharacterized protein LOC133141515, whose translation is MPLCMWAFKLTCTQPGCKRPLTKAGLYKTIRRVLDIDGWYLMATEYLSCQRCQKKVAGWSHDVLNRLDPAHRNQFPAILTYKLTCDLRVMRLLRERSLGNSATQLYRKLCEGHSEAWMRRSMQYLGECEHFLAMGSERHDFPPPPSHAARAHTPLAAERLLLRRSDATGGGEGQGHLHLRIHSQVTKKLAGFAADTAAWATNVGNEFGQVLITVLTAAEGQGLLPMAAGLMQSYRDAGVAPPQLIYVDRDCCSSFDWTCGTSCAGSLYSCARGSTSLESFHLHLNRFIPGDRANAMHFQAFLLDRLVSWNEDRAAAAVEGPAQPLLSYSGHLQHSLNQLSQRVLGQSLVKDYTKPGEYTGALIGVEYLYSQTGRVLQDVSLDPDTPDEAADIQDLDLDVKDDGFQEEEDDPTVHCPTPSSIPSISGQEIQLTHPHLGHHLQLPLKPFLSRPPPSWIFPGCPLHRLPPGKILRSSEALTVSQATSMSPGWPVPWWP